The sequence GCCACTCAGGCGGTCGCCGTTAACCGACCCGACCCGGTTCCGCCCCGTTGTGGTGCCACCGCTCCCTGCCAGGCGCTAGCCGAACCCGCGGCAGCACCCCCCTTGGTCACGGATTCATCCGCGCCGCCAGCTGCCACGTCGGCCACGGCGCCGGAGGGGGTACCCGGAATGAAACAAGCCGGGCCCTGGACCTTCGGAGGGCGCCTCTGGATCGGCGCTCCAGCGATCGGCATCTTCGGCGAAACAACCGCTCTCACCCGGAAGGTCTTCCGGCCGGGCACCATTGGCCTCTCCGCGTCGGCGGATTACGTGTCCGTCCCGCTCTTCGGTTCGGGAGTCCTTGTGTCCGCAATGGTCAACTACCATGTACGCTTGCCGACGGCGCCCAGGCTGGATCCCTTTGTCGGGGCAGGTATCGGCTTCGGGGCCATCGCGGGGTTCTCGGGTATCGACCTGCTGGGCCATGCCGGAGCTCGCTACTTCTTCACCGATCGATTGGGCCTGCATGCCAACATCAACGTCGGCCGCGCCGGGTATGGTGGCTTGGCCATCGGCGTCGCCGGGCGACGCTGATGGAGACCGCGATGCAGACCAAATCGCGCGCCTCTGTCGGTGTAGGGGATGCCCCGAAGTCGGACCGTTCCACTGACGGTACGAAGTCGCGTCAATCGTCCTCGGAGTCGTCCGCGCGTGTCATGCCGGCCAGTGACACGACCCACGGCACCTCTCACAGTCCGACCGTTTACGCACCCCGCACGCGCGCGCACACCCGCCCCGCAACGCCTGACTCGCCCATGCCTACCTCGGCCATCAAGCGCCTCATCGATTGGAGTACCCGGACTTTCCGTCGCAATCGCACCTCGGTGGAAGATGATGCACTGGTGTCTGCCCTACAGGCGGGCGACACGCGGAGCCTGGGCGAGTTGTACGAGCGTCATTGGGCGATGCTGGTGCGCTTCCTTGATCGTGTCGGATGCACGGAGTCCGAGGATGTCGTGCAACAACTCTTCCTCCAGCTCCCCAAGAAGCTGCAGGGGTATGCGCCGCGTGGGGAGAGCCTCGACAAGTGGCTGCGCCGCGCGGCGTTCAACATGTATCGCACCCACCGGCGTGGCGTTGCCCGTCAGCGGCTTGATGATGTCTCGATGGACGGAATGGCGGATGGCGCGTCTTCGGTGAGCGCCAAAATCACCCGCACCGACCTCGTCGAGCACCTGCTCAAGTTCCTCTCTGCCGACGATCGGGAGATGCTGGTGATGGATGAGGAGGGCTTCTCCACGAAAGACATCGCCGAGGCTCACGGGATGAAGCCTGGCGCGGTTAGGACGCGTCTGAGCCGGGCCCGGGCAAGGCTGCGCGCGAAGGAAGCCGAGGTCAGGCTCCTGACTGGGATGGAGTGAGGGAACGGCTGTTGCCCCCGGGACACCAGAAGTAGCTTTGGGCCGGATCGACCCGGGCCACCCCAGCCCTCCCCGTGCAACGCGTACCCTGACGATGCACAGTCCCGTCGCTGGCTGGACCTGCCCCAAGTGCGACACGACCCTGCGCCTGGACACGCCCGCATGTCCCGCCGACGGGTTCACGGTGGCCCGAGGTTTCGAACCGCGGGCACTGACCGGGTGCCTCATCAGCGACAAGCTCCTCCTCACGGAGTTTGTCGCCACTGGTGGCTTCGCGCATGTGTACTTCGCACACCACATCGAGACGAGGGGCGCACGCGTCGTGAAGATGCTGCGCCCAGAGTTGGCGGTCAACAAGGACACGGTCCTTCGCTTCCGGCACGAGGCGCAGATCGCGGAGTCCCTTGAGCATCCCCACATCGTTCGCATCTACGATACGGGCCTGGTACAGGGCATCCCGTACCTGGTCATGGAACGCATCCGGGGCGACTCGATCCGGACGCTGGTCGAGCGCGAGGGCCCCATGTCCCCACCTCGTGCCGCACGACTGGTGACGCAGGTGGCCGACGCACTTGAGTTTGCCCACGCCCGTCACGTGATCCATCGAGACCTAACTGCCGCCAACGTGATAGTGCGGACCACGGAGCTCGGCACGGAGACGGCAACAGTCATCGACTTCGGCCTGGCAAAGGCCATCGGGCGAGGCACCAGCCACGACCTCACCGCACCGAACGAAGCGGTCGGCACGCCAGCCTACATGAGCCCTGAGCAGCTCGGGCTCGGTCAGGTGGACGCGCGGAGCGACGTTTTCGCCCTCGCCGTTGTGGCGACCGTGGCTCTGTTTGGACGGCTCCCTCCGCTTGCCGGCCACGACCTCCCCGACGCGACGAGCGAAGACCCCTACGGAATTGACACACTGCCCCGGCCGGTCGGCCTCGGCTCCGACGTCATTCCGGTACTCAAGAGCGGGCTCATGCCTGCCAAGCGCGAGCGTTGTGCGACGCCGCGCGAGTTTGCCGATGCCCTAGCAGTGGCCACAGGTTGCCCGGTCGACTCAGAGGACACAACGCATGGGCCACGTACCCGATGGCTCGCGCGCGCTGGGGCCAGCCTCGGAATCACCTTCGTCATTGCTTTCGCCGCTTGGCATACCGCGCGTCCACCGCAGGGAAACCGGCAGGTCGACCTTCCGACAGACCTTGCGGCTATCTTGGATAGCGCAAAGGAACGCGCCCCTGCCGACGCCACGCCCATCTCGCCTGAACCTGTTCCTGTTGAGCTGGCCACTCCGGACACGGCCGCATCATGGCGGTCCGCGCTCTCCGACGCGAATGAGCTCCGCATGGCTATGGAGTCACTGACCGCGCCGAAGCAACCGGCGGATTCCACCGCTGCGACCGGGTTCAGCGAACAGAAGGACAAAACCACCGATGACACGGGCAGACGCACCCAGCCCCCTGATGGCTCGGGCAATGCGCTGTGGACATCGCCCTACGACCTCGACCGGCTGGTTGTGGGCTTTCGGTCGGACGGGGAAGACAACGGGCTGGCGCTGGCCGTTGCGGTGTTCATCGACGCCGCCGTACGTGCTAATGCCCAGGCACGAGTGTTCAGGTTCGGCGATCCCTCCGCACGATCTGGTCGCCGGGCCTGGCTCGAGGAAGTGCATCACCGAGAGCCCGACATGGCCCGAGAGGCGGATTCCGTGCGATCGACGACCCCAGCAGGCAAACGCGACGTGATCCTCCGGCTCGCCGAGGCCTTGTTGGCCTCGGAGGGAATCCCGCTCGCCCTGACCCCCGACGCCAGGAAACGGGCGGTCGGCCTGCTGTCCTCCTGGTAAGGTGCACCATGCCGCATGCACAGCTGTCGACCGAATCCCGACCCCGGGCGTCCGTGAGAGTCCTGGTAGCCCTTGCATGGCTCCTGTCGAAGGCCGCGACTCTGGGGGGACAGGCCGCTCCGCAGGCGGGCTCCGATGGTATCCTCGTCCCTGTCGCCACGCTCGGGATCGCCGTAGATCAGTACCGGACGGGTAGCGTGCCTGAGGCGCGACTGCACGTTACACGACTCAATGACGCCTTGGGGCGGCGAGGGTACCCGGTCTCTGCGCTGACGAATCCCACGCGGACGTCCATGCTGGAGGCGCTCCGCTCGTTCCGCGATCGCTTGCCGCCCAACGCCGCGGCGTTTGTGTTGTTCAGTGGGATGGCCCTCCAGTACATGGGCCAGCCGTACCTGCTTCCGACGGACGCGCGGCTCGAGTTCGAGCGAGACATCCCTGCGGAGGGTGTGCCCCTCGCGGACGTTCTCGAAATCACGCGGGGGCGTCCCTCCGCCACGCTGGTCGTCGCCATCAGTGCGCCGCGGCGAAACCCCTTTATTGCGCGTACGTGGACATCGGCGTCGAATGACTTGACGCTGGAGAAGCTGCCGCCCGGTGTCGTCCTGATCCTTCCTCCTCAGGGCACGCCTGCGCTGGACGCCCCGTCGATCGGGCTGCAGCTGGCCGCCGTTGTGGCACGGACACCAGCCGATGCTCCGCTGGTTGTGCCTGGTGCGTTTCAGTCCGCACTGGAAGCCACGGCGGCCGCAGTGACGCACTCCATCGCGCGCCCAGTGTCAATCGCACCGCGCAGGAACTTCACGGCCAACTTGCCGCAGAGTGGGCTCTATCGGTATGACGTGCTGTACGAGGGACGGGGCAACAGGCGCGGCTTTCGCCCGGACGCGGCCGGTGTCGTCGACCTTGGGAAGGTCCGTAGTCGCTTCGAACTCGATATCCGCACCTGGCTGAGTGTGACGGTGCGGCAGGACCTTCTCGCGAGGCGCATCGAACAGGTGTTCGCCGTGGACTCCATCCGCATACTCCATGCAAAGGAGATGAACGAGCTCCCCGACACCGTCCAGATCCGTCACGCCCGCCTCCGGGTCACCTATGACACGACCGGTCGGCTGATCGGGCAGTCCTTCGAGGGGACCGGGGCCCGGAATGATGTGGAACGTGCCCTCTGGGAGCACGCCTCG comes from Gemmatimonadota bacterium and encodes:
- a CDS encoding RNA polymerase sigma factor, which codes for MPTSAIKRLIDWSTRTFRRNRTSVEDDALVSALQAGDTRSLGELYERHWAMLVRFLDRVGCTESEDVVQQLFLQLPKKLQGYAPRGESLDKWLRRAAFNMYRTHRRGVARQRLDDVSMDGMADGASSVSAKITRTDLVEHLLKFLSADDREMLVMDEEGFSTKDIAEAHGMKPGAVRTRLSRARARLRAKEAEVRLLTGME
- a CDS encoding caspase family protein: MPHAQLSTESRPRASVRVLVALAWLLSKAATLGGQAAPQAGSDGILVPVATLGIAVDQYRTGSVPEARLHVTRLNDALGRRGYPVSALTNPTRTSMLEALRSFRDRLPPNAAAFVLFSGMALQYMGQPYLLPTDARLEFERDIPAEGVPLADVLEITRGRPSATLVVAISAPRRNPFIARTWTSASNDLTLEKLPPGVVLILPPQGTPALDAPSIGLQLAAVVARTPADAPLVVPGAFQSALEATAAAVTHSIARPVSIAPRRNFTANLPQSGLYRYDVLYEGRGNRRGFRPDAAGVVDLGKVRSRFELDIRTWLSVTVRQDLLARRIEQVFAVDSIRILHAKEMNELPDTVQIRHARLRVTYDTTGRLIGQSFEGTGARNDVERALWEHASSLRPTLIHEVQPWRDTLAFRPGTRDAIWRVRTRSVRAAARGPAQGPVLFEEVVQSWTVNPEYRLTAEGETALAPEGTVRSVKASYRIEVQGQPALGSSGSWKYELVSRPVQ
- a CDS encoding protein kinase, which translates into the protein MHSPVAGWTCPKCDTTLRLDTPACPADGFTVARGFEPRALTGCLISDKLLLTEFVATGGFAHVYFAHHIETRGARVVKMLRPELAVNKDTVLRFRHEAQIAESLEHPHIVRIYDTGLVQGIPYLVMERIRGDSIRTLVEREGPMSPPRAARLVTQVADALEFAHARHVIHRDLTAANVIVRTTELGTETATVIDFGLAKAIGRGTSHDLTAPNEAVGTPAYMSPEQLGLGQVDARSDVFALAVVATVALFGRLPPLAGHDLPDATSEDPYGIDTLPRPVGLGSDVIPVLKSGLMPAKRERCATPREFADALAVATGCPVDSEDTTHGPRTRWLARAGASLGITFVIAFAAWHTARPPQGNRQVDLPTDLAAILDSAKERAPADATPISPEPVPVELATPDTAASWRSALSDANELRMAMESLTAPKQPADSTAATGFSEQKDKTTDDTGRRTQPPDGSGNALWTSPYDLDRLVVGFRSDGEDNGLALAVAVFIDAAVRANAQARVFRFGDPSARSGRRAWLEEVHHREPDMAREADSVRSTTPAGKRDVILRLAEALLASEGIPLALTPDARKRAVGLLSSW
- a CDS encoding SH3 domain-containing protein; this encodes MRIFNLMPVLTLTAVLALGRQTVAAQSATSSALVRTNAVVRSQASQSGERIGLLRAGEEVVVLQEVPGWKRVRTSSTSGWVASRLLSPPQHVATQAVAVNRPDPVPPRCGATAPCQALAEPAAAPPLVTDSSAPPAATSATAPEGVPGMKQAGPWTFGGRLWIGAPAIGIFGETTALTRKVFRPGTIGLSASADYVSVPLFGSGVLVSAMVNYHVRLPTAPRLDPFVGAGIGFGAIAGFSGIDLLGHAGARYFFTDRLGLHANINVGRAGYGGLAIGVAGRR